One region of Mangifera indica cultivar Alphonso chromosome 3, CATAS_Mindica_2.1, whole genome shotgun sequence genomic DNA includes:
- the LOC123210738 gene encoding protein tesmin/TSO1-like CXC 3 isoform X1, giving the protein MESPEGDRINAGSSSTSASSPVVQESPFFNYLSSLSPIKSVKAPRYAQRFFESRFPTPPPVFRSPHVDLQRETSFLKSNDEDAGGSDAYGYGRNQLDNKIVPCLQKEVQPSSPSACVDEYLTDPVEVEDSKISADFHVQPTKNIGQLLRCGFTGPRENIGKVNDANDGKLEDYELMLPEKSDVNMPSSLNLVETADCQAQSSTFLVSGAENSEQYVTQNAGVQHNEQDDNCQLLPESLQTVEAYQNCSESSKPVPKGFFKEATLNQRGIRRHLQFEAAEACKNTTTHKSHGSHNVIQEADNSKLPASHSDLESLILSDVDPTEVSSYREAISYSQTIVSWTSLSPSEFVGSNQHGGSPAMSVPIPSDVGLHLKSIGRSGPMDSDLNPCTKLPDYASSKDHGQRDHLTKDSNGSLFSPVAGELHAHVDDNYQKDNQTIVETGSAASQCTEGVKSLCDSLRMTPSEQGVSSECRILISHNIESVEELNQASPKKKRKKATNTGESDDCKRCNCKRSKCLKLYCECFAAGVFCVDSCACKDCFNKPEYEDTVLDLRQQIESRDPLAFAPKIVKHETDSPASVVEEGNWTTPASARHKKGCNCKKSKCLKKYCECYQANVGCSDGCRCEDCSNSFGKKTDLVYRRVQRWENPSADSTKVGTLKQFSPRWEELPDISHLTPLPLPYPKALASSASPISNRPEAPHAQLHQGSTLQSSSGHHQWHSSMNYMPQLCKSNVANGCSSNSAFHDLMKDDDDMPETVKETSTPTKTIKAGSPNQKRVSPPQSSPGLRSGRKFILQAVPSFPPLTPYIKSKGDAGSSDSKGEASDH; this is encoded by the exons ATGGAATCTCCTGAAGGTGACCGAATCAACGCCGGTTCATCATCAACATCCGCTTCATCCCCGGTGGTTCAA GAATCTCcttttttcaattatcttagCAGTCTCTCTCCTATTAAGTCAGTTAAAGCACCACGTTATGCACAGAGGTTTTTTGAATCTCGTTTTCCAACTCCACCACCAGTTTTTAGATCACCCCATGTAGATCTGCAGCGAGAAACCAGCTTTTTGAAAAG CAATGATGAAGATGCTGGAGGTTCAGATGCTTATGGATATGGCAGAAATCAACTGGATAACAAAATTGTTCCTTGCTTGCAAAAGGAAGTTCAGCCTTCAAGTCCTTCAGCGTGTGTTGATGAATATCTGACAGATCCTGTAGAGGTCGAAGACTCTAAGATCTCTGCGGATTTTCATGTGCAACCTACCAAGAACATCGGCCAATTATTACGATGTGGCTTTACTGGCCCCAGAGAAAACATCGGAAAAGTTAATGATGCTAATGATGGAAAGCTAGAGGATTACGAGCTTATGTTGCCTGAAAAATCTGACGTCAATATGCCTAGTTCGCTGAATTTGGTTGAAACTGCAGATTGTCAGGCTCAGTCTAGTACGTTCCTTGTTTCTGGTGCAGAAAATTCTGAACAGTATGTGACCCAG AATGCAGGTGTTCAACATAATGAACAGGATGACAATTGCCAGTTGTTGCCTGAATCTTTGCAGACTGTTGAAGCCTATCAAAATTGTTCAGAGAGTTCAAAACCAGTGCCAAAAGGATTCTTTAAG GAGGCTACTTTGAACCAACGTGGTATACGTAGACATCTTCAATTCGAGGCTGCAGAAGCCTGCAAGAACACTACCACTCATAAGAGCCATGGTTCTCACAATGTGATTCAAGAAGCTGATAATTCAAAGTTACCTGCTAGCCATTCAGATTTGGAGAGTCTGATATTATCTGATGTTGATCCAACAGAGGTGTCCAGTTATAGGGAGGCAATCAGCTACTCCCAAACTATAGTTTCTTGGACTTCTTTAAGCCCCTCTGAATTTGTTGGTTCCAATCAACATGGTGGAAGTCCTGCAATGTCGGTTCCTATTCCATCTGATGTTGGATTGCATTTAAAAAGTATTGGTAGATCAGGCCCCATGGACTCAGATCTTAATCCATGCACAAAATTGCCTGATTATGCGAGTTCCAAAGATCATGGGCAGAGGGATCATTTAACAAAGGACTCAAATGGATCCTTATTTTCACCTGTAGCTGGGGAACTTCATGCTCATGTGGACGACAATTATCAAAAAGATAATCAAACTATTGTGGAAACCGGTTCTGCTGCTTCTCAGTGTACTGAAGGTGTGAAATCACTGTGTGATTCTCTGCGTATGACACCTTCTGAGCAGGGAGTTTCATCTGAGTGCAGGATACTCATTTCACACAATATTGAGAGTGTTGAGGAGTTAAACCAAGCGAGCCCCAAGAAAAAAAG GAAAAAGGCAACAAACACCGGTGAGAGTGATGACTGCAAGCGTTGCAACTGTAAGAGGTCCAAATGCTTGAAACT TTATTGCGAGTGCTTTGCTGCTGGAGTCTTTTGTGTCGATTCCTGTGCATGTAAAGACTGTTTTAACAAGCCTGAATATGAAGACACAGTTCTTGATTTGCGACAACAAATTGAATCGCGTGATCCACTTGCATTTGCTCCAAAGATTGTTAAGCATGAAACTGACTCACCAGCAAGTGTTGTG GAAGAAGGAAATTGGACAACTCCAGCCTCAGCCAGGCACAAAAAAGGATGCAACTGCAAGAAGTCTAAGtgtcttaaaaaatattgtgaATGCTATCAG GCTAACGTTGGATGCTCTGATGGATGCCGATGCGAGGATTGTAGTAATTCATTCGGCAAGAAGACAG ATTTAGTATACCGAAGAGTTCAAAGATGGGAGAATCCTTCTGCTGACAGCACCAAGGTTGGGACCTTAAAACAATTTTCGCCAAGATGGGAAGAACTTCCTGACATAAGTCATCTCACTCCACTGCCTCTTCCATATCCAAAGGCGTTGGCATCTTCAGCTTCACCTATAAGCAACCGTCCAGAAGCTCCACACGCTCAACTGCATCAGGGAAGCACTCTCCAGTCATCATCCGGGCACCACCAGTGGCACAGTTCAATGAATTATATGCCACAATTATGCAAGAGCAATGTTGCCAATGGCTGCAGCTCTAACAGTGCCTTCCATGACTTAATGAAAGACGATGATGATATGCCAGAGACTGTGAAGGAAACTTCTACACCCACCAAGACAATCAAAGCTGGCTCACCAAATCAGAAACGGGTATCTCCTCCACAATCTTCTCCAGGCCTGAGAAGTGGGCGCAAATTCATCTTGCAGGCTGTGCCATCTTTCCCTCCTCTCACTCCATACATAAAGTCAAAAGGTGATGCTGGCTCCAGTGATTCGAAAGGTGAAGCCAGTGATCATTGA
- the LOC123210738 gene encoding protein tesmin/TSO1-like CXC 3 isoform X2: MESPEGDRINAGSSSTSASSPVVQESPFFNYLSSLSPIKSVKAPRYAQRFFESRFPTPPPVFRSPHVDLQRETSFLKSNDEDAGGSDAYGYGRNQLDNKIVPCLQKEVQPSSPSACVDEYLTDPVEVEDSKISADFHVQPTKNIGQLLRCGFTGPRENIGKVNDANDGKLEDYELMLPEKSDVNMPSSLNLVETADCQAQSSTFLVSGAENSEQYVTQNAGVQHNEQDDNCQLLPESLQTVEAYQNCSESSKPVPKGFFKATLNQRGIRRHLQFEAAEACKNTTTHKSHGSHNVIQEADNSKLPASHSDLESLILSDVDPTEVSSYREAISYSQTIVSWTSLSPSEFVGSNQHGGSPAMSVPIPSDVGLHLKSIGRSGPMDSDLNPCTKLPDYASSKDHGQRDHLTKDSNGSLFSPVAGELHAHVDDNYQKDNQTIVETGSAASQCTEGVKSLCDSLRMTPSEQGVSSECRILISHNIESVEELNQASPKKKRKKATNTGESDDCKRCNCKRSKCLKLYCECFAAGVFCVDSCACKDCFNKPEYEDTVLDLRQQIESRDPLAFAPKIVKHETDSPASVVEEGNWTTPASARHKKGCNCKKSKCLKKYCECYQANVGCSDGCRCEDCSNSFGKKTDLVYRRVQRWENPSADSTKVGTLKQFSPRWEELPDISHLTPLPLPYPKALASSASPISNRPEAPHAQLHQGSTLQSSSGHHQWHSSMNYMPQLCKSNVANGCSSNSAFHDLMKDDDDMPETVKETSTPTKTIKAGSPNQKRVSPPQSSPGLRSGRKFILQAVPSFPPLTPYIKSKGDAGSSDSKGEASDH, from the exons ATGGAATCTCCTGAAGGTGACCGAATCAACGCCGGTTCATCATCAACATCCGCTTCATCCCCGGTGGTTCAA GAATCTCcttttttcaattatcttagCAGTCTCTCTCCTATTAAGTCAGTTAAAGCACCACGTTATGCACAGAGGTTTTTTGAATCTCGTTTTCCAACTCCACCACCAGTTTTTAGATCACCCCATGTAGATCTGCAGCGAGAAACCAGCTTTTTGAAAAG CAATGATGAAGATGCTGGAGGTTCAGATGCTTATGGATATGGCAGAAATCAACTGGATAACAAAATTGTTCCTTGCTTGCAAAAGGAAGTTCAGCCTTCAAGTCCTTCAGCGTGTGTTGATGAATATCTGACAGATCCTGTAGAGGTCGAAGACTCTAAGATCTCTGCGGATTTTCATGTGCAACCTACCAAGAACATCGGCCAATTATTACGATGTGGCTTTACTGGCCCCAGAGAAAACATCGGAAAAGTTAATGATGCTAATGATGGAAAGCTAGAGGATTACGAGCTTATGTTGCCTGAAAAATCTGACGTCAATATGCCTAGTTCGCTGAATTTGGTTGAAACTGCAGATTGTCAGGCTCAGTCTAGTACGTTCCTTGTTTCTGGTGCAGAAAATTCTGAACAGTATGTGACCCAG AATGCAGGTGTTCAACATAATGAACAGGATGACAATTGCCAGTTGTTGCCTGAATCTTTGCAGACTGTTGAAGCCTATCAAAATTGTTCAGAGAGTTCAAAACCAGTGCCAAAAGGATTCTTTAAG GCTACTTTGAACCAACGTGGTATACGTAGACATCTTCAATTCGAGGCTGCAGAAGCCTGCAAGAACACTACCACTCATAAGAGCCATGGTTCTCACAATGTGATTCAAGAAGCTGATAATTCAAAGTTACCTGCTAGCCATTCAGATTTGGAGAGTCTGATATTATCTGATGTTGATCCAACAGAGGTGTCCAGTTATAGGGAGGCAATCAGCTACTCCCAAACTATAGTTTCTTGGACTTCTTTAAGCCCCTCTGAATTTGTTGGTTCCAATCAACATGGTGGAAGTCCTGCAATGTCGGTTCCTATTCCATCTGATGTTGGATTGCATTTAAAAAGTATTGGTAGATCAGGCCCCATGGACTCAGATCTTAATCCATGCACAAAATTGCCTGATTATGCGAGTTCCAAAGATCATGGGCAGAGGGATCATTTAACAAAGGACTCAAATGGATCCTTATTTTCACCTGTAGCTGGGGAACTTCATGCTCATGTGGACGACAATTATCAAAAAGATAATCAAACTATTGTGGAAACCGGTTCTGCTGCTTCTCAGTGTACTGAAGGTGTGAAATCACTGTGTGATTCTCTGCGTATGACACCTTCTGAGCAGGGAGTTTCATCTGAGTGCAGGATACTCATTTCACACAATATTGAGAGTGTTGAGGAGTTAAACCAAGCGAGCCCCAAGAAAAAAAG GAAAAAGGCAACAAACACCGGTGAGAGTGATGACTGCAAGCGTTGCAACTGTAAGAGGTCCAAATGCTTGAAACT TTATTGCGAGTGCTTTGCTGCTGGAGTCTTTTGTGTCGATTCCTGTGCATGTAAAGACTGTTTTAACAAGCCTGAATATGAAGACACAGTTCTTGATTTGCGACAACAAATTGAATCGCGTGATCCACTTGCATTTGCTCCAAAGATTGTTAAGCATGAAACTGACTCACCAGCAAGTGTTGTG GAAGAAGGAAATTGGACAACTCCAGCCTCAGCCAGGCACAAAAAAGGATGCAACTGCAAGAAGTCTAAGtgtcttaaaaaatattgtgaATGCTATCAG GCTAACGTTGGATGCTCTGATGGATGCCGATGCGAGGATTGTAGTAATTCATTCGGCAAGAAGACAG ATTTAGTATACCGAAGAGTTCAAAGATGGGAGAATCCTTCTGCTGACAGCACCAAGGTTGGGACCTTAAAACAATTTTCGCCAAGATGGGAAGAACTTCCTGACATAAGTCATCTCACTCCACTGCCTCTTCCATATCCAAAGGCGTTGGCATCTTCAGCTTCACCTATAAGCAACCGTCCAGAAGCTCCACACGCTCAACTGCATCAGGGAAGCACTCTCCAGTCATCATCCGGGCACCACCAGTGGCACAGTTCAATGAATTATATGCCACAATTATGCAAGAGCAATGTTGCCAATGGCTGCAGCTCTAACAGTGCCTTCCATGACTTAATGAAAGACGATGATGATATGCCAGAGACTGTGAAGGAAACTTCTACACCCACCAAGACAATCAAAGCTGGCTCACCAAATCAGAAACGGGTATCTCCTCCACAATCTTCTCCAGGCCTGAGAAGTGGGCGCAAATTCATCTTGCAGGCTGTGCCATCTTTCCCTCCTCTCACTCCATACATAAAGTCAAAAGGTGATGCTGGCTCCAGTGATTCGAAAGGTGAAGCCAGTGATCATTGA
- the LOC123210821 gene encoding acyl-protein thioesterase 2-like produces MSYSHHTMSSGSRAARTFEFGRTYVVRPKGKHQATIVWLHGLGDNGCSWSQLLEGLPLPNIKWICPTAPTRPVAVLGGFACTAWFDVGELSENSPDDWEGLDASAAHIANLLSTEPADVKVGIGGFSMGAAMALYSATCCALGRFGNGIPYNVNLRAVVGLSGWLPGSRILRNKIEGSLEAARRAACMPVMLGHGTSDDVVPFAYGEKSAHSLSTAGFQHLTFKSFEGLGHYTVPKEMDEVCHWLTARLGLEGSGA; encoded by the exons ATGAGCTATTCACATCATACTATGAGTTCTG GTAGTAGAGCTGCAAGGACATTTGAGTTTGGAAGGACTTATGTGGTGAGGCCCAAAGGGAAACACCAGGCTACTATAGTTTGGTTACATGGCCTTGGGGATAATGGTTGCAG CTGGTCCCAGCTGTTGGAAGGCCTTCCTCTGCCAAAT ATTAAATGGATTTGCCCAACTGCTCCTACTCGTCCTGTGGCTGTACTTGGGGGATTTGCTTGCACTGCAT GGTTTGATGTTGGAGAGCTTTCAGAAAACAGTCCAGATGATTGGGAGGGGTTAGATGCTTCGGCAGCGCATATTGCAAACCTGTTGTCAACAGAGCCAGCTGATG TTAAAGTTGGCATTGGAGGCTTCAGTATGGGTGCTGCAATGGCCCTTTACTCTGCAACTTGTTGTGCTCTAGGAAGGTTTGGAAATGGAATTCCATACAATGTCAATTTAAGGGCAGTTGTGGGACTCAGTGGCTGGCTTCCAGGTTCAAG AATCTTAAGGAACAAAATAGAAGGATCGCTTGAGGCTGCAAGACGAGCCGCATGCATGCCTGTTATGCTCGGTCATGGAACTT CTGATGATGTAGTCCCCTTTGCATATGGAGAGAAATCAGCCCACTCCCTCAGTACAGCCGGATTTCAACACCTTACATTCAAATCCTTTGAAGG GCTTGGCCATTACACAGTTCCTAAAGAGATGGATGAGGTCTGCCATTGGCTTACTGCAAGATTGGGACTGGAGGGCTCTGGTGCATAG
- the LOC123209975 gene encoding cytochrome c oxidase subunit 5b-1, mitochondrial-like, with protein sequence MWRRICSSHLKTLALAHAQSFCRSASVAPSIALSANRSLVSPPLFAVRLLSSQPETSVKKKVEDVMPIATGHEREELEAELEGRDVLEINHPVGPFGTKEAPAVVKSYYDKRIVGCPGGEGEDEHDVVWFWLEKGKPHECPVCTQYFVLEVVGPGGPPDGHGDDDHHH encoded by the exons ATGTGGAGAAGAATCTGCTCTTCACACCTCAAAACCCTAGCACTTGCTCATGCTCAATCTTTCTGTCGATCTGCCTCTGTTGCTCCTTCAATCGCTCTCTCCGCTAATCGATCCCTCGTTTCTCCCCCACTCTTCGCCGTTCGCCTCCTCTCCTCCCAACCAG AGACGTCTGTGAAGAAGAAGGTTGAGGATGTTATGCCTATTGCTACCGGACATGAGCGGGAGGAACTCGAGGCTGAACTTGag GGAAGGGATGTTCTTGAGATAAACCACCCTGTTGGACCGTTTGGCACGAAG GAAGCACCTGCTGTTGTCAAATCATACTATGACAAGAGAATAGTCGGCTGCCCTGGAGGTGAAGGCG AAGATGAGCATGATGTTGTCTGGTTTTGGCTGGAGAAAGGCAAGCCACATGAATGCCCAGTCTGCACACAGTACTTTGTG CTGGAAGTGGTAGGCCCCGGAGGGCCACCAGATGGGCATGGAGATGATGATCACCATCACTGA
- the LOC123211189 gene encoding cytochrome c1-2, heme protein, mitochondrial-like — protein MSIARKIKMGTEGYGRFSRFISNLSRQNGDDVKILPALSNMFAKQDQDRFGSGGMNSLRMLALLGASVSGLLSCATVAYSDEAEHGLACPNYPWPHNGILSSYDHASIRRGHQVYQQVCASCHSMSLVSFRDLVGVAYTEEETKAMAAEIEVVDGPNDEGEMFTRPGKLSDRFPQPYANEQAARFANGGAYPPDLSLITKARHNGQNYVFALLTGYCDPPAGVTIREGLHYNPYFPGGAIAMPKMLNDGAVEYEDGTPATESQMGKDVVTFLTWAAEPEMEERKLMGFKWIFVLSLALLQAGYYRRLKWSVLKSRKLVLDVVN, from the exons ATGA GTATAGCTAGGAAGATAAAGATGGGAACCGAAG GATATGGAAGGTTCAGTCGGTTCATTTCGAATCTCTCTCGTCAGAATGGTGACGATGTTAAG ATCCTTCCAGCACTGTCCAACATGTTTGCAAAGCAGGATCAAGACAGATTTGGATCTGGTGGGATGAATTCTTTAAGGATGCTTGCACTCCTTGGAGCTAGTGTTTCGGGACTTTTGAGCTGTGCAACTGTAGCATATTCTGACGAGGCTGAACATGGCTTGGCATGCCCTAACTATCCATGGCCTCACAACGGCATCCTCAGTTCATATGACCATGCTTC GATCCGTAGGGGTCACCAAGTCTACCAGCAAGTTTGTGCATCTTGCCACTCTATGTCGTTGGTATCATTTCGTGATCTTGTGGGTGTGGCGTACACTGAAGAAGAGACAAAGGCCATGGCAGCTGAAATTGAAGTGGTAGATGGGCCTAATGATGAAGGTGAGATGTTTACAAGACCTGGCAAGCTAAGTGATCGTTTTCCTCAACCATATGCAAATGAACAAGCAGCCAGGTTTGCTAATGGAGGAGCATATCCTCCTGATTTAAGTCTCATCACAAAG GCCCGTCATAATGGCCAGAACTATGTGTTTGCACTTTTAACTGGATATTGTGATCCTCCAGCTGGTGTCACG ATTCGAGAAGGGCTGCACTATAATCCTTACTTTCCTGGTGGGGCAATAGCAATGCCCAAGATGCTTAATGACGGTGCTGTTGAATATGAAGATGGTACCCCAGCAACAGAGTCACAG ATGGGGAAAGATGTTGTGACATTTTTGACATGGGCTGCTGAGCCGGAAATGGAAGAGAGAAAACTG ATGGGATTTAAATGGATATTTGTGCTGTCACTCGCCCTTCTTCAAGCAGGTTACTACCGGCGCTTGAAATGGTCAGTTCTGAAGTCACGAAAGCTGGTCCTTGATGTAGTTAATTAA
- the LOC123211188 gene encoding uncharacterized protein LOC123211188: MYKITVLLLLLPATFHVVLSGTTDGLLPNGNFEYGPKPSQMKGTVVKDPNAIPNWKISGFVEYIKSGQKQGDMLLVVPEGDFAVRLGNEASIKQKVKVTKDKFYSITFSAARTCAQEEKLNISVSPTSEPNDWGILPMQTMYSSNGWDSYSWGFLAEASEIEISIHNPGVEEDPACGPLIDSVALKVLNTPKRTRENMLKNGDFEEGPYVIPKTSWGVLIPPNIEDDHGPLPGWIIESLKAVKYIDSDHFSVPESKRAIELVAGKESAIAQVVRTTVGKNYSLSFSLGDAGNSCAGSMGVEAYAGLDNIKVPYESRGKGGWKKAEFKFKAVSTRTRIMFLSTYYNMQSDNSGSLCGPVIDNVKLLGVRSRRRV; encoded by the exons GTTTACTGCCAAATGGCAACTTCGAGTATGGACCAAAGCCATCACAAATGAAAGGCACGGTCGTGAAGGACCCAAATGCCATTCCCAACTGGAAGATTTCTGGGTTTGTTGAGTACATAAAATCAGGCCAAAAACAAGGCGACATGTTGCTGGTTGTCCCTGAAGGGGACTTCGCCGTTAGGCTCGGCAATGAGGCTTCAATCAAACAGAAGGTCAAGGTCACCAAGGACAAGTTTTACTCCATAACTTTCAGTGCAGCTCGCACTTGTGCACAGGAAGAGAAACTCAACATCTCCGTTTCCCCAACTTCCGAACCCAACGACTGGGGTATTCTGCCGATGCAAACTATGTATAGCAGCAATGGCTGGGATTCTTATTCATGGGGTTTCTTGGCCGAAGCCTCCGAAATTGAGATTTCTATTCATAACCCTGGTGTTGAAGAGGACCCCGCTTGCGGCCCACTAATTGATTCAGTTGCTTTGAAGGTTTTAAATACTCCCAAGCGTACTAGAG AAAACATGTTGAAGAATGGAGATTTCGAAGAGGGTCCATATGTAATCCCCAAGACATCTTGGGGAGTTCTAATTCCACCTAACATTGAAGACGATCACGGCCCTCTTCCAGGATGGATAATTGAGTCTCTGAAAGCAGTGAAATACATAGATTCAGATCATTTCTCAGTTCCTGAAAGCAAACGAGCCATTGAGCTCGTGGCCGGAAAAGAGAGTGCTATTGCACAAGTTGTCAGAACCACCGTAGGCAAGAACTACAGCCTGTCATTTTCCCTAGGCGATGCCGGCAATTCATGTGCCGGGTCGATGGGAGTTGAGGCGTATGCagggttggataacattaaGGTCCCTTATGAATCTAGGGGCAAAGGAGGGTGGAAGAAAGCTGAGTTCAAATTTAAGGCTGTTTCAACAAGAACAAGAATTATGTTCTTGAGTACATATTACAACATGCAGAGTGACAATTCAGGATCATTGTGTGGGCCGGTGATTGATAATGTTAAATTGCTGGGTGTTCGCAGTAGAAGACGTGTGTGA